One window from the genome of Pyrus communis chromosome 16, drPyrComm1.1, whole genome shotgun sequence encodes:
- the LOC137720874 gene encoding membrane-associated kinase regulator 5, which yields METLYFLKFWKPNASTATPPNSSVAKENDVEEEEEDSFFDLELSFDLIQTPQANNIFESKPKSNTSDKTAGKPTLSLSTSDPISKRKILPIEPVSKPPQSPIALLKSAPKFGALMLKKPRQKIEKKTGEKAEPEVSMESHKQKTKVVIAKQLAGEEAQNPTKLTRENSSRRSGIGLQNPRMENQKTERFCKDVLQKYLNLIKPLYSKVSRSSTEKVKPSVDSPTASPAMPIFSMCSPKKDKQGNFPAGFRVVSKNLGKSKSATAMVAPPVQRRDDSLLLHNDGIQSAILHCKRSFNSRDSLSSLSRSTSDSSSTKSYSTDCSLLSRFASESHDKSARNSIEDGYGAEI from the exons ATGGAAACTCTGTACTTCCTCAAGTTCTGGAAACCCAATGCCTCCACCGCCACACCTCCAAACTCCTCCGTCGCTAAAGAAAACGAcgtcgaagaagaagaagaagattcttTCTTCGATTTGGAATTAAGTTTCGACCTCATCCAAACCCCACAGGCAAACAACATCTTCGAAtccaaaccaaaatcaaacaCCTCGGACAAAACAGCCGGCAAACCAACCCTTTCTCTGTCCACTTCCGACCCgatttccaaaagaaaaattctcCCGATCGAGCCAGTTTCCAAGCCTCCTCAGTCCCCCATCGCTCTCCTTAAATCCGCCCCAAAGTTCGGAGCTTTAATGCTCAAAAAACCCAGacagaaaatagagaaaaaaacgGGGGAAAAAGCAGAGCCCGAGGTTTCGATGGAGTCCCACAAGCAGAAAACTAAAGTAGTAATTGCGAAACAGCTCGCCGGAGAAGAGGCTCAAAACCCAACCAAGCTCACCCGTGAAAACAGCTCCAGAAGAAGCGGAATCGGATTGCAGAATCCGAGGATGGAAAACCAGAAAACAGAGAGATTTTGCAAGGATGTTTTGCAGAAGTACCTTAATCTGATCAAACCTCTGTACTCGAAGGTTTCCAGGAGCTCTACTGAGAAGGTGAAACCTTCTGTAGACTCACCGACGGCGTCGCCCGCGATGCCGATATTCTCTATGTGTTCGCCCAAAAAGGACAAACAGGGGAACTTTCCGGCGGGATTTAGAGTTGTCTCTAAGAACTTGGGGAAAAGCAAGTCGGCCACGGCGATGGTGGCGCCGCCGGTGCAACGGAGGGACGATTCCTTGCTGCTGCACAACGATGGGATTCAGAGCGCCATTCTGCATTGCAAGAGATCGTTCAACTCTAGAG ATTCCTTGTCTTCGTTGTCGCGATCAACCAGTGATTCCTCCTCTACGAAATCATATTCTACAG ATTGTTCTCTGTTGTCACGGTTTGCAAGTGAATCCCACGACAAATCAGCAAGAAACTCGATCGAGGATGGGTACGGTGCCGAAATCTGA